From a single Phragmites australis chromosome 7, lpPhrAust1.1, whole genome shotgun sequence genomic region:
- the LOC133924509 gene encoding VAN3-binding protein-like: MEPDRSLIAYEEPPPEPMDLLSSAWCSSAIQVLQTGPKDCSMALVEHPVMTLDNDRKDQLQKSDRSLVVDSSGFSTTQWKYDDLKSWIWLQKAIHPELDYNLCRKKKWLPRKMAPWSGISPKKWVKERKQKRKEEARLQRAEVHAAVSVASVAAALAAIAAENAAPLGSAAMRETAVASAATLVAEQCAKVAEAAGATRDQIAAAVAAAVASTDAGNVITLTAAAATSLRGAATLRGRRSCGGHGQNERADHTGSARSQDDLDFDFNHARSRAALAKGDEMFVAMPDGKWKLHTVSAASNKHGEIVLRIKKTNMVMAFCHAKESVIHDVRPCAPEKPSPDVGATYPVEVSTSKGKVELRADDYAVYKRWVATLSHMLVMSTAVSTRLEPPRPPRRD; the protein is encoded by the exons aTGGAGCCGGACAGAAGCCTAATTGCCTATGAGGAGCCACCTCCAGAGCCGATGGACCTGCTCTCTAGTGCGTGGTGCAGCTCGGCTATCCAAGTTCTTCAGACAGGACCGAAGGATTGCTCAATGGCGCTGGTGGAGCATCCGGTCATGACGCTTGACAATGATAGGAAAGACCAGTTGCAA AAGAGTGATCGTAGCTTGGTGGTCGACAGCAGCGGTTTCAGCACGACCCAGTGGAAATATGATGATCTGAAG tCATGGATATGGCTGCAGAAGGCAATTCATCCAGAACTGGATTACAATCTTTGTCGCAAGAAGAAATGG ctcccgcgcaagatGGCACCGTGGAGCGGCATCTCGCCCAAGAAGTGGGTGAAGGAGCGGAAGCAGAAGCGCAAGGAGGAGGCGCGCCTGCAGAGGGCTGAGGTCCACGCCGCCGTCTCCGTCGCCAGCGTCGCAGCCGCgctcgccgccatcgccgcggaGAACGCTGCGCCGCTGGGCTCGGCGGCGATGAGGGAGACGGCTGTGGCATCCGCGGCCACGCTTGTGGCGGAGCAGTGCGCGAAGGTGGCCGAGGCCGCGGGCGCCACGCGCGACCAGATCGCTGCCGCCGTCGCTGCCGCCGTGGCCTCCACGGACGCGGGCAACGTCATCACGCTCACTGCGGCCGCCGCCACCT CACTGCGGGGAGCTGCGACGCTGAGAGGACGGCGCAGCTGCGGCGGCCACGGCCAGAACGAGAGGGCGGACCACACGGGCTCGGCGCGGTCGCAGGACGATCTCGACTTCGACTTCAACCACGCGAGGTCCAGGGCGGCGCTGGCCAAGGGCGACGAGATGTTCGTCGCGATGCCGGACG GGAAGTGGAAGCTCCACACGGTGTCCGCGGCGTCGAACAAGCACGGCGAGATCGTCCTGCGGATCAAGAAGACGAACATGGTCATGGCCTTCTGCCACGCGAAAGAAA GCGTGATCCACGACGTGCGGCCGTGCGCGCCGGAGAAGCCGAGCCCCGACGTGGGCGCAACGTACCCGGTGGAGGTGTCGACGAGCAAGGGCAAGGTGGAGCTCCGCGCCGACGACTACGCCGTGTACAAGAGGTGGGTCGCCACGCTGAGCCACATGCTCGTGATGTCCACCGCCGTTTCCACCAGGCTCGAGCCACCACGGCCGCCGCGCCGGGACTGA
- the LOC133924508 gene encoding uncharacterized protein LOC133924508: protein MPPGATPTLLCLRPPHPLYSGLRFLPPTAAVCPFRSKPPCFAPSPRCKPSATTTTTTIHASALDSGSLFPSSPTPPPRQPRPSAPEPPSTVAHAGRSKKGKKNPQGGGGRIEGGGDVRREAKAKARVRSRRLGENAFYRRKRRAAAAAAAGQADAFTDAELEMIGMGYDRAVRFMDGPDDPRLRHRHDWYKYGRYGPYHWRGIVVGPPIRGRFSDDRVSLMSEVHDHEEWDRIEQFDMSNQFSHRLNELGDDVGFRYYWVFVRHPSWRPDEKPWEQWTLSAEVAVQASKDQWLDKWNLMGRFGNPTRELITRCAAWTRPDIIYVRRPLYQSRFEPQEDFFSKLRPLVDPATENEFLFNLEQDGHVIRTTYFCGLCRIVRANPKAYVDDVVNAYSRLSDVDKSRCLEFLLTNHPMELLHPYTKEWKVKLEEMELGCDAPDGSDDEVGDDDGTEVVDWIEDDEADEGMDDRDYDYEDEEVVDTTEELEPDEVENSEESEKYWNEQWKKAMKSSDKMEKLVKTSIELSNGYNKQQMELAKEMEWKMGRANAMVMEQEQTEEDEEEQDNARSRSAEDRGQSDINTGLFLRAAVRPFTYRNLVKEIVLMRHHIIDGEIV, encoded by the coding sequence ATGCCGCCCGGCGCGACCCCCACCCTGCTCTGCCTCAGACCCCCGCATCCCCTCTACTCCGGCCTCCGCTTCCTTCCCCCCACCGCCGCCGTCTGCCCGTTCCGCTCCAAGCCCCCATGTTTCGCGCCGTCCCCCAGATGCAAACCCAGCGCCaccacaaccaccaccaccatccatGCTTCCGCACTCGACTCCGGTTCCTTATTCCCCTCCTCCCCGACCCCGCCCCCGCGCCAGCCGAGGCCTTCCGCACCCGAGCCGCCCTCCACCGTGGCCCACGCGGGCCGCAGcaagaaggggaagaagaatCCCCAGGGCGGGGGCGGCCGCATCGAGGGCGGCGGGGACGTGCGGCGCGAGGCCAAGGCCAAGGCCCGCGTCCGCAGCCGCCGCCTCGGGGAGAACGCCTTCTACCGCCGCAAGCGGCGCGCCGCGGCCGCAGCAGCCGCTGGCCAGGCGGACGCCTTCACCGACGCGGAGCTCGAGATGATCGGCATGGGGTACGACCGCGCCGTCCGCTTCATGGACGGGCCCGATGACCcgcgcctccgccaccgccacgaCTGGTACAAGTACGGCCGCTACGGACCATACCACTGGCGCGGCATCGTCGTCGGCCCGCCCATCCGCGGCCGCTTCTCCGACGACCGCGTCTCGCTCATGTCCGAGGTCCACGACCACGAGGAGTGGGACCGCATCGAGCAGTTCGACATGTCCAACCAATTCTCGCACCGCCTCAACGAGCTCGGCGACGACGTCGGGTTCAGGTACTACTGGGTCTTCGTGCGCCACCCCAGTTGGCGCCCCGACGAGAAACCCTGGGAACAGTGGACGCTCTCGGCCGAGGTCGCCGTCCAGGCCAGCAAGGACCAGTGGCTCGACAAGTGGAACCTCATGGGCAGGTTCGGCAACCCGACGCGCGAGCTGATCACGCGGTGCGCGGCCTGGACGCGCCCGGACATCATATATGTCAGGCGGCCGCTGTACCAGTCGCGCTTCGAGCCACAGGAGGATTTCTTCAGCAAGCTACGCCCATTGGTTGACCCTGCTACGGAGAACGAGTTCTTGTTTAATCTTGAGCAGGATGGTCATGTGATTCGAACAACCTACTTCTGTGGTCTCTGCAGGATTGTGAGGGCCAACCCAAAggcttatgttgatgatgttgtGAATGCCTACTCGAGGCTGAGCGACGTAGACAAGTCACGATGCCTAGAGTTCCTGCTCACGAACCATCCCATGGAGCTCCTCCATCCTTATACTAAGGAATGGAAGGTGAAGCTAGAGGAGATGGAGCTGGGGTGTGATGCGCCTGATGGGAGTGATGATGAGGTTGGTGATGACGATGGAACTGAGGTTGTTGATTGGATTGAGGATGATGAGGCTGATGAGGGTATGGATGATAGAGACTATGATTATGAGgatgaggaagtagtcgataCCACAGAAGAGTTGGAACCTGATGAAGTTGAAAATAGTGAAGAGAGTGAGAAGTATTGGAATGAGCAGTGGAAGAAGGCGATGAAAAGTTCTGATAAAATGGAGAAGCTGGTGAAGACGAGCATCGAGCTATCAAATGGGTACAATAAGCAGCAGATGGAACTAGCAAAAGAGATGGAATGGAAAATGGGCAGAGCAAATGCAATGGTTATGGAGCAGGAACAAActgaggaagatgaggaggagcaggataATGCAAGGAGCAGAAGTGCAGAGGACAGAGGGCAGAGCGATATAAATACAGGGCTCTTCCTGAGGGCTGCTGTCCGGCCATTCACTTACAGGAATCTTGTCAAGGAAATTGTTCTGATGAGACACCACATTATTGACGGAGAGATAGTTTAG